One Nocardioidaceae bacterium SCSIO 66511 genomic window carries:
- a CDS encoding arginine repressor, producing MTIPSTKGARQQLIIDLLGRTQVRSQGHLASLLAEEGVDVTQTTLSRDLVELDAVKVRDESGALVYAVPAEGGDRTHIAGTLSHAAQSRLARLAHELLVSADASANLVVLRTPPGAAQFFASAIDHAEGDDLLGTIAGDDTVLVITREPDGGEDVARRFTALAAVAATSTEGER from the coding sequence ATGACGATCCCGTCGACGAAGGGTGCGCGCCAGCAGCTGATCATCGACCTGCTCGGGCGTACGCAGGTGCGCTCGCAGGGGCACCTCGCGTCACTGCTCGCCGAGGAGGGCGTCGACGTCACCCAGACGACGTTGTCGCGCGATCTGGTGGAGCTCGACGCAGTCAAGGTTCGCGACGAGTCGGGTGCGTTGGTCTATGCCGTCCCGGCGGAGGGCGGCGACCGCACCCACATCGCCGGCACGCTCAGCCACGCCGCGCAGTCGCGGCTGGCGCGACTCGCGCATGAGCTGTTGGTTTCGGCAGATGCGTCCGCAAACCTCGTCGTGCTGCGTACGCCGCCGGGAGCGGCGCAATTCTTCGCATCCGCGATCGATCACGCCGAGGGCGATGACCTGCTCGGCACGATTGCCGGCGACGACACGGTGCTCGTCATCACCCGCGAGCCCGACGGCGGTGAGGACGTCGCACGAAGGTTCACCGCATTGGCAGCCGTCGCAGCAACGAGTACGGAGGGCGAACGATGA
- the argF gene encoding ornithine carbamoyltransferase, translated as MMRHFLRDDDVTPQEQSAILDLADAFRTDRFHRRPLDGPRSVSVLFDKPSTRTRVSFAVGIAELGGSAVVLDASTTQRGRGEPVADTARVLDRMTDAIVWRTFAQSDLEEMASVASVPVVNALSDDFHPCQLLADLQAVRQHKGTLAGLKYAYVGDGANNMAHSHLLAGATAGLHVRIGCPGSLSPRADIVADAERIAASTGGSVTVTTDVTEAVADADVVATDTWVSMGQEQEQAERIDTLRPYAITQALMAGAAPDAIVLHDLPAYRGYEIEAEVLDGPRAVIWDEAENRLHAQKALLTWLLTMGERR; from the coding sequence GTGATGAGGCACTTCCTACGCGACGACGATGTGACGCCGCAGGAGCAGTCGGCGATCCTCGATCTCGCCGATGCGTTCCGAACCGATCGTTTCCACCGGCGTCCGCTCGACGGACCACGGTCGGTCAGCGTGCTGTTCGACAAGCCCTCAACGCGTACTCGTGTGTCGTTCGCAGTCGGCATCGCAGAGCTCGGCGGCAGCGCGGTGGTACTCGATGCGAGTACCACCCAGCGGGGCCGCGGCGAGCCGGTCGCAGACACGGCGCGCGTACTCGACCGGATGACCGATGCGATCGTCTGGCGGACGTTCGCGCAGTCCGACCTCGAAGAGATGGCGTCGGTCGCGTCGGTGCCCGTCGTGAATGCGCTGAGCGATGACTTCCATCCGTGCCAGCTGCTCGCCGATCTGCAGGCCGTACGCCAGCACAAGGGCACGCTCGCGGGTCTGAAGTACGCGTACGTCGGCGACGGCGCCAACAACATGGCGCACTCACACCTGCTCGCGGGCGCAACTGCCGGTCTCCATGTACGGATCGGGTGCCCCGGGTCGTTGTCGCCGCGCGCCGACATCGTCGCCGATGCCGAGCGCATCGCCGCGTCGACCGGCGGGTCCGTCACTGTGACCACCGACGTGACCGAGGCCGTCGCCGATGCCGATGTGGTCGCGACCGACACTTGGGTCTCGATGGGTCAGGAGCAGGAGCAGGCCGAACGCATCGATACGCTCCGCCCGTACGCGATAACGCAAGCGCTGATGGCCGGTGCGGCGCCGGACGCGATCGTGCTGCACGACCTTCCCGCGTACCGCGGTTACGAGATCGAGGCCGAGGTGCTGGACGGCCCCCGCGCAGTGATCTGGGATGAAGCCGAGAACCGCCTGCACGCGCAGAAGGCGTTGCTCACCTGGCTGTTGACGATGGGGGAGCGCCGATGA
- a CDS encoding acetylornithine transaminase, translating into MNTFGPPKLVLDHGDGARVWDIDGKEYLDLLGGIAVNVLGHGHPAVVAALAEQAPKLVHVSNFFTTAPQIELAERLLALADVDGRVFFTNSGTEANEAAFKLTRRTGRTKIVAAEGGFHGRSMGALALTWKPAYREPFEPLPGDIEFVPYGDAEALAAAVDDETAAVVLESIQGEAGAIVPPDGYLATAREATARHGALLWIDEVQTGIGRTGDWFGYQASGITPDVVTVAKGLGAGVPIGACLAVGAAGALLQPGNHGTTFGGNPLATATGLAVLDTIEKDALLDHAVTLGERMRSAAADLPHVRDVSGLGLLIGIGLDTDIAAAVHDRALAAGLIINACGPARLRLAPPLVLTEEQADKAMTILADALEGAV; encoded by the coding sequence ATGAACACCTTCGGGCCGCCGAAGCTCGTGCTCGACCACGGCGACGGCGCCCGGGTCTGGGACATCGACGGCAAGGAGTACCTCGACCTGCTCGGCGGCATCGCGGTCAACGTACTGGGCCACGGCCATCCTGCTGTCGTTGCCGCCTTGGCCGAACAGGCGCCGAAGCTCGTGCACGTTTCGAACTTCTTCACGACCGCGCCGCAGATCGAGCTCGCCGAGCGACTGCTCGCACTGGCCGACGTCGACGGTCGGGTGTTCTTCACGAACTCCGGTACGGAGGCCAACGAAGCAGCGTTCAAGCTGACCCGGCGCACCGGGCGTACGAAGATCGTCGCTGCCGAGGGCGGCTTCCACGGTCGCTCCATGGGCGCCCTTGCGCTCACCTGGAAGCCGGCGTACCGCGAGCCGTTCGAGCCACTACCGGGCGATATCGAGTTCGTGCCGTACGGAGACGCCGAGGCACTGGCCGCCGCGGTCGACGACGAGACGGCGGCCGTCGTACTCGAGTCGATACAAGGTGAAGCGGGCGCGATCGTGCCCCCCGATGGCTATCTCGCCACGGCTCGGGAGGCAACGGCTCGGCACGGTGCGCTGCTGTGGATCGACGAGGTGCAGACCGGCATCGGTCGCACCGGTGACTGGTTCGGCTACCAGGCATCCGGCATCACGCCCGATGTCGTCACGGTCGCCAAGGGGCTCGGCGCCGGAGTTCCGATCGGTGCCTGCCTCGCTGTCGGAGCCGCAGGTGCGCTGCTTCAGCCCGGCAACCACGGCACGACGTTCGGCGGCAACCCGCTCGCCACCGCGACAGGTCTTGCCGTTCTCGACACGATCGAGAAGGACGCCCTGCTCGACCATGCCGTGACGCTTGGCGAGCGTATGCGCAGCGCCGCTGCGGACCTGCCACACGTACGCGACGTTTCCGGACTCGGGCTCCTCATCGGGATCGGCCTCGACACCGACATAGCCGCAGCAGTGCACGATCGCGCGCTGGCCGCCGGCCTGATCATCAATGCCTGCGGGCCTGCACGCCTCCGGCTTGCACCCCCGCTGGTTCTCACCGAGGAGCAAGCCGACAAGGCGATGACGATCCTCGCGGACGCACTCGAAGGAGCAGTGTGA
- the argB gene encoding acetylglutamate kinase, protein MSDLTESWKRATDKAATLAEALPWMKRYHGKTVVVKYGGNAMTDDDLKRAFAEDIVFLRYAGFRPVVVHGGGPQISSMLDRLGIESEFRGGLRVTTPEAMDVVRMVLVGQVGRELVGLLNQHGAMAVGLSGEDAGLFTAKATNTIVDGEEVDLGLVGEVAEVRPEAVLDLIDAGRIPVVSSVAPDADGVVHNVNADTAAAALAVALNADKLMVLTDVEGLYADWPDSDDVIGKIGVEALEKLMPTLASGMVPKMGACLAAVQGGVAGATVVDGRELHAVLLEIFTDDGIGTQVLPEVETKIRASVRSQK, encoded by the coding sequence ATGAGCGACCTGACCGAGTCCTGGAAGCGCGCCACCGACAAGGCGGCGACGCTCGCCGAGGCGTTGCCGTGGATGAAGCGCTACCACGGCAAGACCGTCGTCGTGAAGTACGGCGGCAACGCGATGACCGACGATGATCTGAAACGCGCGTTCGCCGAAGACATCGTGTTCTTGAGGTACGCCGGTTTCCGACCGGTCGTCGTGCACGGCGGCGGACCGCAGATCAGCTCCATGCTCGACCGTCTCGGTATCGAGTCGGAGTTCCGGGGCGGCCTTCGGGTCACGACGCCGGAGGCGATGGACGTTGTCCGGATGGTGCTCGTCGGCCAGGTCGGCCGCGAGCTCGTCGGCCTGCTCAACCAGCACGGCGCGATGGCGGTCGGGCTGTCCGGAGAGGACGCCGGCCTGTTCACGGCGAAGGCGACCAACACGATCGTCGACGGCGAAGAGGTTGATCTCGGACTCGTCGGTGAGGTCGCCGAGGTACGCCCGGAGGCCGTGCTGGACCTGATCGATGCCGGCCGAATCCCCGTCGTGTCGTCGGTGGCACCCGACGCCGACGGCGTTGTGCACAACGTCAACGCCGACACCGCGGCCGCCGCGCTCGCGGTCGCGCTCAACGCAGACAAGCTGATGGTGCTCACCGACGTCGAGGGTCTCTATGCCGACTGGCCCGACAGCGACGACGTCATCGGCAAGATCGGTGTCGAGGCGCTGGAGAAGCTGATGCCGACTCTGGCGAGCGGCATGGTCCCGAAGATGGGCGCCTGCCTGGCCGCCGTGCAAGGCGGAGTCGCGGGCGCAACCGTCGTCGACGGACGAGAGCTGCACGCCGTCCTGCTGGAGATCTTCACTGATGACGGCATCGGCACGCAGGTGCTGCCCGAGGTGGAGACCAAGATCCGCGCATCCGTGAGGAGCCAGAAGTGA
- the argJ gene encoding bifunctional glutamate N-acetyltransferase/amino-acid acetyltransferase ArgJ: protein MTVTTPQGFRAAGVAAGLKSSGDPDMALIVNDGPSDAAAAVFTSNRCKANPVLWSEQAIRAGTARAVIVNSGGANCYTGPDGFAITHATAETVASALGIGAIDVQVCSTGLIGMLNDRDDVLSGATAATKELRADGGESAAQAIMTTDSHAKNAVSTGDGYTVGGIAKGAGMLAPQLATMLVFLTTDADLTAAELDEALRSATGATFDRLDSDGCQSTNDTVVLMASGASGVRPAVAEFAGHVRAVCHDLAMQLLGDAEGADHEITIEVRNAASEADALEVGRSVARSNLFKCAVFGKDANWGRVLASIGTTDAVFDPADLDVALNGVWVCRSSGPGESADEVDMSARQVTVEIDLKAGGEAATIWTNDLTHAYVHENSAYSS from the coding sequence GTGACCGTCACGACTCCACAGGGTTTCCGAGCTGCCGGCGTCGCGGCGGGTCTGAAGAGCAGCGGTGATCCCGATATGGCGCTCATCGTCAACGACGGCCCGAGCGACGCGGCGGCCGCGGTGTTCACCTCGAACCGCTGCAAGGCCAACCCGGTGCTCTGGAGTGAGCAGGCCATCCGCGCCGGCACAGCGCGCGCGGTGATCGTCAACTCCGGCGGAGCCAACTGCTACACCGGCCCGGACGGTTTCGCGATCACCCATGCGACGGCGGAGACCGTTGCGAGCGCGCTCGGGATCGGTGCGATCGACGTCCAGGTGTGCTCGACCGGCCTGATCGGCATGCTCAACGACCGAGACGACGTCTTGTCGGGTGCTACCGCAGCAACCAAGGAACTGCGTGCCGATGGTGGTGAGTCAGCGGCACAGGCCATCATGACGACCGACTCGCATGCGAAGAACGCCGTCTCGACCGGCGACGGCTACACCGTTGGTGGCATCGCCAAGGGCGCGGGCATGCTCGCGCCACAGCTCGCGACGATGCTGGTGTTCCTCACCACCGACGCCGATCTGACCGCGGCCGAGCTCGACGAGGCTCTGCGCTCAGCGACGGGCGCCACGTTCGACCGTCTCGACTCCGACGGTTGTCAGTCGACCAACGACACGGTGGTCCTGATGGCCAGCGGCGCGAGCGGCGTACGCCCTGCCGTCGCAGAGTTCGCCGGCCACGTACGCGCTGTGTGTCACGACCTCGCGATGCAGCTGCTCGGCGATGCCGAGGGCGCCGACCACGAGATCACCATCGAGGTACGTAACGCCGCGAGTGAGGCAGATGCGCTCGAGGTCGGCCGATCGGTCGCGCGCAGCAACCTGTTCAAGTGTGCGGTGTTCGGCAAGGACGCCAACTGGGGTCGCGTGCTCGCATCGATCGGCACGACCGACGCGGTCTTCGATCCCGCCGACCTCGACGTTGCGCTGAACGGCGTCTGGGTCTGCCGATCGAGCGGCCCCGGCGAGTCCGCAGACGAGGTGGACATGAGCGCCCGCCAGGTCACCGTCGAGATCGACCTGAAGGCGGGCGGCGAAGCGGCCACGATCTGGACCAACGACCTCACCCACGCGTACGTACACGAGAACTCCGCCTACTCGAGCTGA
- the argC gene encoding N-acetyl-gamma-glutamyl-phosphate reductase — protein MQVTTSNTTVAVAGASGYAGGELLRLLLAHPHVEIGALTAGSNAGTTLGAHQPHLLPLADRVLAETDEETLGGHDVVFLALPHGQSAKIAAALSDETLVVDCGADHRLVDSGDWADFYGGEHAGSWPYGLPELPGQRAVLQGAKRIAVPGCFPTAATLALLPAVSNGLIGDDVTVVAATGTSGAGRALKPHLLGAEAMGQLSAYGVGGVHRHTPEMEQNLRAAGGDDPKVSFTPVLAPTARGILATCTASVTAGVIAADVRTAYEKAYASEPFVHLLPEGIWPQTQATIGANTVHVQATVDERAGRLVAISAEDNLAKGTAGGAIQSMNLALGLPEDAGLTTVGIAP, from the coding sequence ATGCAGGTGACGACATCCAACACCACCGTAGCGGTTGCCGGCGCGAGCGGGTACGCGGGCGGGGAGCTGCTGAGGCTGCTGCTCGCACATCCCCACGTCGAGATCGGCGCGCTGACGGCCGGCAGCAACGCCGGTACGACGCTCGGCGCGCACCAACCGCATCTGCTGCCATTGGCCGATCGAGTGCTGGCCGAGACCGACGAGGAGACGTTGGGCGGTCACGACGTCGTGTTCCTGGCCCTGCCGCACGGTCAGTCGGCGAAGATCGCTGCAGCGCTGTCCGACGAGACGCTCGTCGTCGACTGCGGCGCCGACCACCGGCTCGTCGACTCTGGCGACTGGGCCGACTTCTACGGCGGCGAGCATGCGGGCAGTTGGCCGTACGGCCTGCCGGAGCTACCCGGTCAACGTGCCGTCCTGCAAGGCGCGAAGCGGATCGCGGTGCCGGGATGCTTCCCGACCGCGGCCACGCTCGCGCTGCTGCCCGCGGTCAGTAACGGTCTCATCGGAGACGACGTCACTGTCGTCGCGGCAACGGGCACATCCGGCGCCGGGCGGGCGCTCAAACCCCACCTCCTCGGTGCTGAGGCGATGGGCCAGCTCAGCGCGTACGGCGTCGGGGGCGTCCATCGGCACACTCCTGAGATGGAGCAGAACCTCCGCGCGGCGGGCGGAGACGACCCGAAGGTGTCGTTCACGCCGGTGCTCGCACCGACCGCGCGCGGCATCCTCGCGACGTGCACGGCATCAGTCACGGCCGGCGTGATCGCGGCCGATGTACGCACGGCGTACGAGAAGGCGTACGCGAGTGAGCCGTTCGTGCATCTGCTCCCCGAGGGCATCTGGCCGCAGACCCAGGCGACGATCGGCGCGAACACCGTCCATGTCCAGGCGACCGTCGACGAGCGCGCCGGCCGCCTGGTGGCGATCTCGGCCGAAGACAACCTCGCGAAGGGTACGGCCGGCGGCGCCATCCAGTCGATGAACCTCGCCCTCGGCCTGCCGGAGGACGCCGGCCTGACGACAGTAGGGATTGCACCGTGA
- the pheT gene encoding phenylalanine--tRNA ligase subunit beta: MRVPVSWLREYVSLPADLSVEALAARLTEYDLKLEEIVTTGVTGPLVVGRVLSFSSEEHKNGKTVRWCQIDVGESEPRGIVCGAHNFAEGDLIVAVLPGAVLPGGFEISARKTYGHVSDGMICSASELGLGDDHDGIMVLDADAASVGDDAIALLGLDEVVLDLEVNPDRAYALSMRGVARDAAIAYETTFDDPAAIEVAGEGEAYPVVVEANDACPVFSVRTVSGFDPSRPTPAWLARRVEAAGMRPISLAVDITNYVMLELGQPIHGYDRSRLSGPIVVRKANDGEKLTTLDGVARTLASTDLLITDDSGPIGLAGVMGGENTELHAGTTDIVIEAAYFEPTGIAHTARVHKLPSEASRRFERGVDPALGAHAAQRVAELLVEHGGGRIDDGLTTVGSIPEPPVIELAEELPERVTGVEINRETVVQTLVANGCAVEGDTGLLHVVPPTWRYDLTDPYDLVEEVIRVVGYDKVPSVLPVPPAGHGLTTKQRLRRRVGRAVAGAGYVEVKTFPFVGPAEWDRLGLADDDPRRTMVELENPLSTEEPGLATTLLPLVLRAGARNTGRGQSEIALYEMAPVFMPGDDDGAAPILPVDRRPSDDEIRALDAALPAQPLHLAALLAGDREPAGWWGEARAASWADAIALAKTIAGVLAAEIDVVSAAYAPWHPGRCAAIRLDGTVIGHAGELHPRVVKEYDLPPRSAALELDLDAMLDAAVEVVRPAPLSHYPVAKEDVALIVDASVESSAVADSLRRGAGDLLESVRLFDVYTGEQVPAGSKSLAYALRFRAPDRTLTEADTAQARDAAVAAAATDHGAVQRA, from the coding sequence ATGCGCGTCCCCGTCTCCTGGCTGCGTGAGTACGTCAGCCTTCCCGCCGACCTGTCCGTCGAAGCGCTCGCGGCGCGGTTGACCGAGTACGACCTGAAGCTCGAGGAGATCGTCACCACCGGCGTCACTGGCCCGCTGGTCGTCGGTCGAGTGCTGTCCTTCTCCTCCGAGGAACACAAGAACGGCAAGACCGTCCGCTGGTGTCAGATCGACGTCGGCGAGAGCGAACCCCGCGGCATCGTCTGCGGTGCGCACAACTTCGCCGAGGGCGATCTGATCGTTGCGGTGCTGCCCGGTGCGGTGCTGCCCGGCGGTTTCGAGATCTCCGCGCGCAAGACGTACGGACATGTTTCCGACGGCATGATCTGCTCGGCGAGCGAGCTGGGGCTCGGAGACGATCACGACGGCATCATGGTGCTCGACGCCGATGCCGCCTCGGTCGGCGACGACGCGATCGCGCTGCTCGGCCTCGACGAGGTCGTGCTCGACCTGGAGGTCAACCCGGACCGCGCGTACGCCCTGTCGATGCGGGGCGTGGCGCGCGATGCCGCGATCGCGTACGAGACGACGTTCGATGACCCGGCCGCCATCGAGGTCGCCGGCGAGGGAGAGGCGTACCCGGTCGTCGTCGAGGCGAACGACGCCTGTCCGGTGTTCTCGGTGCGCACCGTGAGCGGGTTCGACCCGAGCCGCCCGACCCCGGCCTGGCTGGCCCGCCGGGTCGAGGCGGCGGGCATGCGGCCGATCTCGCTGGCCGTCGACATCACCAACTACGTCATGCTCGAGCTCGGGCAGCCGATTCACGGCTACGACCGATCACGGTTGTCCGGTCCGATCGTCGTACGAAAGGCCAACGACGGCGAGAAGCTCACCACGCTCGACGGGGTCGCTCGTACGCTCGCGTCGACGGATCTGCTCATCACCGACGACTCGGGGCCGATCGGGCTCGCCGGCGTCATGGGCGGCGAGAACACCGAGCTGCACGCGGGTACGACCGACATCGTGATCGAGGCCGCGTACTTCGAACCCACCGGCATCGCGCACACCGCGCGCGTGCACAAGCTGCCGTCCGAGGCGTCGCGACGTTTCGAACGCGGCGTCGACCCGGCCTTGGGTGCGCATGCGGCACAGCGCGTGGCCGAGCTGCTGGTCGAGCACGGCGGCGGTCGTATCGACGACGGTCTGACGACTGTCGGATCGATACCGGAGCCGCCCGTCATCGAGCTCGCCGAAGAGCTGCCCGAGCGGGTCACCGGTGTCGAGATCAACCGCGAGACGGTCGTACAGACCCTTGTCGCCAACGGCTGTGCGGTCGAGGGTGACACCGGTCTGCTGCACGTCGTACCACCGACGTGGCGCTACGACCTGACCGATCCGTACGACCTCGTCGAGGAGGTCATCCGGGTCGTCGGTTACGACAAGGTGCCGTCGGTCTTGCCGGTCCCGCCCGCAGGGCACGGACTCACCACCAAGCAGCGACTGCGCCGTCGGGTCGGCCGAGCGGTTGCCGGCGCCGGCTACGTGGAGGTCAAGACGTTCCCGTTCGTCGGCCCTGCCGAGTGGGACCGACTTGGGCTCGCCGACGACGACCCGCGGCGAACGATGGTGGAGTTGGAGAACCCACTCTCGACCGAGGAGCCCGGGCTCGCAACGACGCTGCTGCCGCTCGTACTCCGGGCGGGCGCCCGCAACACCGGTCGTGGCCAGTCCGAGATCGCGCTGTACGAGATGGCGCCGGTGTTCATGCCGGGCGACGACGACGGTGCGGCACCGATCCTGCCGGTCGACCGGCGGCCCTCCGACGACGAGATCAGGGCACTCGACGCCGCACTGCCCGCACAGCCGCTGCACCTCGCGGCGTTGCTCGCGGGCGACCGGGAGCCGGCCGGGTGGTGGGGCGAGGCACGAGCAGCGTCATGGGCCGATGCGATCGCCCTCGCCAAGACGATTGCCGGCGTACTCGCGGCCGAGATCGACGTGGTCTCCGCAGCGTACGCGCCATGGCATCCAGGGCGCTGCGCGGCGATCCGCCTCGACGGCACGGTGATCGGACATGCCGGCGAACTGCACCCGCGGGTCGTGAAGGAGTACGACCTGCCCCCGCGGTCGGCGGCGCTCGAGCTCGATCTCGACGCGATGCTCGACGCCGCGGTCGAGGTCGTACGCCCCGCTCCGCTTTCGCATTATCCGGTCGCCAAGGAGGACGTCGCATTGATCGTGGACGCCTCGGTGGAGAGCTCGGCCGTCGCCGACTCACTGCGCCGCGGCGCGGGCGACCTACTGGAGTCGGTGCGCTTGTTCGACGTCTACACGGGCGAGCAGGTGCCCGCGGGCAGCAAGTCGCTCGCGTACGCACTGCGGTTCCGCGCACCCGACCGTACGCTCACCGAGGCGGACACGGCCCAGGCGCGAGACGCCGCGGTCGCCGCGGCCGCAACCGACCACGGTGCCGTGCAACGAGCCTAG
- the pheS gene encoding phenylalanine--tRNA ligase subunit alpha has translation MSDDDRTIEELRDAALTAIAGAQSLDELKAVRLDHAGDRSPLALANRSIGGMPPEERKSAGQRIGAARKAVGAELAARTEVLEAENEARILVDEAVDVTLAYDRDPVGARHPVTTLDERIADVFVAMGWEVAEGPQVEAEWLNFDALNLGPDHPARTLQDTFWVKPESDAKVLRTQTSPVQARTMLTREPPIYVVSPGRVFRTDELDATHTPVFHQVEGLVVDEGITMANLKGTLDHFARAMFGDASRTRFRPSYFPFTEPSAEFDLRCFVCEDEPEARASCRTCRGEGWIEWGGCGVVNPRVLVACGVDPQRYSGFAFGMGIDRTLMVRHGISDIRDMFDGDVRFARPFGIEV, from the coding sequence ATGTCCGACGACGACCGCACGATCGAGGAGTTGCGTGACGCTGCGCTGACGGCGATCGCCGGCGCGCAATCGCTCGACGAGCTCAAGGCGGTGCGGCTCGACCATGCGGGCGACCGTTCGCCACTCGCGCTGGCCAACCGGTCGATCGGCGGGATGCCTCCGGAGGAGCGAAAGTCTGCTGGGCAGCGGATCGGCGCCGCGCGCAAAGCAGTCGGTGCCGAGCTCGCCGCGCGTACCGAAGTGCTGGAGGCCGAGAACGAAGCGCGGATCCTGGTCGACGAGGCGGTCGACGTCACCCTCGCCTACGACCGAGACCCGGTCGGCGCGCGCCATCCGGTCACGACACTCGACGAGCGCATCGCCGACGTGTTCGTGGCTATGGGCTGGGAGGTCGCAGAAGGCCCACAGGTCGAGGCGGAGTGGCTGAACTTCGATGCGCTCAACCTCGGTCCCGACCATCCCGCTCGTACGTTGCAGGACACGTTCTGGGTCAAGCCGGAGTCCGATGCGAAGGTTCTTCGTACCCAGACCTCGCCGGTGCAGGCGCGTACGATGCTCACCCGCGAGCCTCCGATCTACGTCGTCTCGCCGGGGCGGGTCTTTCGTACCGACGAGCTGGATGCGACCCATACACCGGTGTTCCACCAGGTCGAGGGTCTCGTCGTCGACGAAGGCATCACGATGGCCAACCTCAAGGGCACGCTCGATCATTTCGCGCGGGCGATGTTCGGCGATGCAAGCCGCACGAGGTTCCGCCCGTCGTACTTCCCGTTCACCGAGCCGAGCGCGGAGTTCGACCTGCGCTGCTTCGTCTGCGAGGACGAGCCGGAGGCTCGGGCGAGCTGTCGCACCTGTCGTGGCGAGGGCTGGATCGAATGGGGCGGCTGCGGTGTCGTGAACCCGCGCGTGCTGGTGGCATGCGGCGTCGACCCGCAGCGCTACAGCGGCTTCGCCTTCGGCATGGGCATCGACCGGACCCTGATGGTCCGGCACGGTATCTCCGACATCCGCGACATGTTCGACGGCGACGTCCGCTTCGCCCGCCCCTTCGGAATCGAGGTCTGA
- a CDS encoding ATP-binding protein: MELDSLPDGVLVADADGVVTEVNAAFERLLGSDRSELIGTHLTDALVLDDRQGNSWYACHRPYDGFANRTRIAEGSWYTPDGAELLVTASLGRDRPRGEVHRVVMCVRDARARAAKDRTRSDLVATVAHELRSPLTGVKGFTATLLRKWDRFSDDQRKLMLETIDNDANRLSRLITELLDAARIDSGRLTLRPRPLRLVETVQSVLDNIAAGSGQTLSVTEHDEVATIWADPDRLAQLVTNVVENAMRHGRGVARIEIRRPRDDREGAVLVVEDDGPGIPPEMRSRIFTRFWKSGERGGSGLGLYIVRGIVDGHHGEVGIGETDGGGARVTVWLPVNEPEVLDEA; this comes from the coding sequence ATGGAGCTCGACTCGTTGCCCGACGGCGTACTCGTCGCGGATGCCGACGGTGTCGTCACCGAGGTCAACGCCGCATTCGAGCGGCTGCTCGGCAGCGACCGCTCCGAACTGATCGGTACGCATCTGACGGATGCGCTCGTGCTCGACGACCGGCAGGGCAACAGCTGGTACGCATGCCACCGCCCGTACGACGGCTTCGCCAACCGCACCCGCATAGCGGAGGGCAGCTGGTACACCCCGGACGGCGCAGAGCTGTTGGTCACCGCGTCACTTGGGCGCGACCGGCCGCGCGGCGAGGTGCACCGCGTCGTCATGTGCGTACGCGACGCCCGCGCCCGAGCTGCGAAGGACCGCACCAGGTCCGACCTCGTGGCCACGGTCGCGCACGAGCTGCGCTCGCCGTTGACCGGCGTGAAGGGGTTCACCGCGACCCTGTTGCGCAAGTGGGACCGGTTCAGCGACGACCAACGCAAGCTGATGTTGGAGACGATCGACAACGACGCCAACCGGCTGAGCCGGCTGATCACCGAGCTGCTCGATGCGGCCCGGATCGACTCCGGACGACTGACGCTCCGGCCGCGTCCGCTACGCCTCGTCGAGACGGTGCAGAGCGTGCTCGACAACATCGCCGCCGGCAGCGGGCAGACGCTTTCGGTGACCGAGCACGACGAGGTCGCGACGATCTGGGCCGACCCCGATCGGCTCGCACAGTTGGTGACCAACGTCGTCGAGAACGCCATGCGGCACGGGCGGGGAGTGGCGCGTATCGAGATCCGGCGCCCGCGTGACGACCGCGAGGGCGCGGTTCTCGTGGTGGAGGACGACGGTCCGGGCATCCCCCCGGAGATGCGATCGCGGATCTTCACCCGCTTCTGGAAGTCGGGCGAACGCGGCGGGAGCGGTCTCGGCCTCTACATCGTGCGCGGCATCGTCGACGGGCATCACGGAGAGGTCGGCATCGGCGAGACCGACGGCGGGGGAGCGCGGGTCACCGTCTGGCTCCCGGTGAACGAGCCCGAGGTTCTCGACGAGGCGTGA